In a single window of the Deinococcus aetherius genome:
- a CDS encoding FtsW/RodA/SpoVE family cell cycle protein, with amino-acid sequence MSTQLVIAQILLLTLGLLGVATARPDLIVDHGSKALIALGLTFLVARLRPGVFLRLATPFWLFTLALLILTLFIGQGTETSPGTKRWLELGPVRFQPSELAKLGLVLQLASFFSRRGVQHKLISATLMIVCTTALVLLEPDLGTSVLMFGLGIILMYAAGVRITNITGFLLALGLVAIPFAGRYLETHPYILERFFGHVNRAENLEVGLDQIGMAHRDLSFGGLWGLGPDGPRYWYFAAHTDMVVASVGFSSGLLGVTMLLFAYWLIVSTSLQVSQLAARVRPMTPQIHGATILATGAMFMVVGQAFVNLAVAAGIFPVTGVPLPLVSYGFSSMLTMSLALGVIHSAMREVRRHLPAGEEGADLVATPAD; translated from the coding sequence ATGAGCACCCAACTGGTGATCGCGCAGATTCTGCTCCTCACGCTGGGGCTGCTGGGGGTGGCGACGGCCCGCCCCGACCTGATCGTGGACCACGGGAGCAAGGCATTGATCGCGCTGGGCCTGACCTTTCTGGTGGCGCGGCTGCGGCCGGGAGTCTTCTTGCGGCTGGCGACGCCCTTCTGGCTCTTTACCCTGGCGCTGCTGATCCTGACCCTCTTCATCGGGCAGGGCACCGAGACGAGCCCGGGCACGAAACGCTGGCTGGAATTGGGGCCGGTGCGCTTCCAGCCGTCCGAATTGGCGAAACTGGGGCTGGTGCTGCAACTCGCGTCCTTCTTCTCGCGCCGGGGAGTACAGCACAAGCTCATCAGCGCGACCCTGATGATCGTGTGCACGACGGCGCTCGTCCTCCTCGAACCCGACCTGGGGACAAGCGTGCTGATGTTCGGCCTGGGCATCATCCTGATGTACGCGGCCGGAGTGCGGATCACCAACATCACGGGCTTCCTGCTCGCGCTGGGGCTGGTCGCCATTCCCTTCGCGGGGCGCTACCTGGAGACCCACCCGTACATCCTCGAACGCTTCTTCGGACACGTGAACCGCGCCGAGAACCTGGAGGTCGGCCTCGACCAGATCGGCATGGCGCACCGCGACCTGAGTTTCGGCGGGCTGTGGGGCCTGGGCCCCGACGGCCCCCGCTACTGGTACTTCGCCGCGCACACAGACATGGTGGTCGCCTCGGTGGGCTTCTCGTCGGGCCTGCTGGGCGTCACCATGCTCCTGTTCGCGTACTGGCTGATCGTCTCCACCTCCCTCCAGGTCTCGCAGCTCGCCGCCCGCGTGCGCCCGATGACTCCCCAGATTCACGGGGCGACCATCCTGGCGACCGGCGCGATGTTCATGGTGGTCGGCCAGGCCTTCGTGAACCTCGCCGTCGCGGCGGGCATCTTCCCGGTGACGGGCGTGCCCCTGCCCCTCGTGAGCTACGGCTTCTCCTCCATGCTCACCATGAGTCTCGCCCTGGGCGTCATCCACAGCGCCATGCGCGAGGTGCGGCGCCACCTGCCCGCCGGTGAGGAGGGGGCCGATCTGGTGGCGACGCCTGCGGATTGA
- the murD gene encoding UDP-N-acetylmuramoyl-L-alanine--D-glutamate ligase gives MNGGRKVLLYGLGRSGRGVARFLAREGLTAEWHDARPPAEDEALMRELGFGRGDVAGTYGTVVAAPGVPIDHPDLLALAGRGAEIIGEVVLAARRRPHLPLVGVTGTAGKGGTTVLIAHLLRACGLNAREGGNIDPPLLDVVDGAEVAVVELSSFQLERVPGLRLPVAVITNLGVDHLDRHRTVEAYHAAKLNITAGQQEEDVLVLPEGLNVPTHAAVRTFTPDRIALADGREVLPTPDLPEGIHPANAAAAVLAAEALLERLGRAPDVGTLAGALRTARPVAGRFETVARLGDVRFVEDSIATRTLAVEAALTRATPPIAWLVGGRDKGADLAPLRAAARGRVTRVVAFGEDGEGLAQSLSLPFDLLPFEPGMDGDEVMRRAAALGLAALGGPGGRGTVLLAPVGTSFDLFRDYKARGESFARAARELAAEKVGA, from the coding sequence GTGAACGGGGGGCGAAAGGTGTTGCTGTACGGCTTGGGGCGAAGCGGGCGGGGGGTGGCGCGCTTTCTGGCGCGGGAGGGACTGACGGCCGAGTGGCATGACGCGCGCCCGCCTGCCGAGGACGAGGCGCTGATGCGTGAGCTGGGCTTCGGGCGGGGGGACGTGGCGGGCACCTACGGGACGGTGGTGGCCGCCCCCGGTGTGCCCATCGACCACCCCGACCTGCTCGCGCTGGCGGGTCGCGGTGCGGAGATCATCGGGGAGGTGGTTCTCGCCGCCCGCCGTCGCCCGCACCTGCCCCTCGTCGGCGTCACAGGCACGGCGGGCAAGGGGGGCACGACCGTCCTGATCGCCCACCTGCTCAGGGCGTGCGGGCTGAACGCGCGCGAGGGCGGCAACATCGACCCTCCCCTCCTCGACGTGGTGGACGGGGCGGAGGTGGCCGTCGTCGAGCTGTCGAGCTTCCAACTGGAGCGGGTGCCCGGCCTGCGCCTGCCCGTCGCGGTGATCACCAACCTGGGGGTGGACCACCTCGACCGCCACCGCACGGTGGAGGCGTACCACGCGGCCAAACTCAACATCACGGCGGGGCAGCAGGAGGAGGACGTGCTCGTGCTCCCGGAGGGGCTGAACGTGCCCACCCACGCCGCCGTGCGGACCTTCACCCCCGACCGGATCGCCCTGGCGGATGGCCGCGAAGTGCTGCCCACCCCCGACCTCCCCGAGGGGATTCACCCCGCCAACGCCGCCGCCGCCGTCCTCGCCGCCGAGGCTCTGCTGGAGCGGCTGGGCCGCGCGCCCGACGTGGGGACGCTCGCCGGGGCCCTGCGCACCGCCCGCCCGGTCGCGGGCCGTTTCGAGACGGTCGCGCGGCTCGGGGACGTGCGCTTCGTCGAGGACTCCATCGCCACCCGGACGCTCGCGGTGGAGGCCGCCCTCACGCGGGCCACTCCCCCAATTGCCTGGCTCGTCGGGGGGCGCGACAAGGGGGCCGACCTCGCTCCCCTTCGGGCGGCGGCGCGGGGACGTGTGACGCGGGTGGTCGCCTTCGGGGAGGACGGGGAAGGGCTCGCCCAATCTCTCAGTCTCCCCTTCGACCTCCTGCCCTTCGAGCCGGGAATGGACGGCGACGAGGTGATGCGGCGGGCCGCCGCCCTGGGCCTCGCCGCGCTGGGGGGACCGGGCGGGCGGGGCACGGTGCTCCTCGCGCCGGTCGGCACGAGCTTCGACTTGTTCCGCGACTACAAGGCGCGCGGGGAGAGCTTCGCGCGGGCGGCGCGGGAACTCGCCGCCGAGAAGGTGGGAGCATGA
- a CDS encoding aminoglycoside adenylyltransferase domain-containing protein, producing MLPLPNAGVGALLSRLGEDIRHALGDRLVGLSLYGSLVMGDFDPARSDVDLLAVLSSEVGEGDVERLGRMHARLASDFPAWNDRVEVDYVPLASLRTFRTEPGTMLRISPGEPLHLLEAGPHYLVNWYMARHGVTLIGPSPREVLPEITRAEFVAGIRGHAGAWPEWVTEMHHTGGQAYAVMTLCRALYTTVQGEQLSKRQAGLWARERLPEWAPLIDWALGWWYGGGTQTPDQDHFGETVRFVREVAARIAADST from the coding sequence ATGCTGCCACTGCCGAACGCCGGGGTCGGTGCGCTGCTGAGCCGCCTGGGTGAGGACATCCGGCACGCTCTGGGCGACCGACTCGTCGGCCTGTCCCTCTACGGCTCGCTGGTAATGGGCGACTTCGACCCCGCGCGCAGCGACGTGGACCTGCTCGCGGTCCTCTCGTCTGAAGTCGGCGAGGGGGATGTGGAAAGGCTGGGCCGGATGCACGCCCGTCTCGCCTCGGACTTCCCGGCGTGGAACGACCGCGTCGAGGTCGATTACGTGCCGCTGGCCTCCTTGCGGACCTTCCGAACCGAGCCCGGAACGATGCTGCGAATCAGCCCGGGGGAGCCGCTGCATTTGCTGGAAGCCGGGCCGCACTACCTCGTGAACTGGTACATGGCGCGGCATGGAGTGACGCTCATCGGTCCGTCGCCGCGCGAGGTGCTGCCCGAGATCACGCGGGCGGAGTTCGTGGCGGGCATCCGGGGACACGCGGGCGCCTGGCCGGAGTGGGTGACCGAGATGCACCACACCGGCGGGCAGGCCTACGCGGTGATGACGCTGTGCCGGGCGCTCTACACGACGGTCCAGGGGGAGCAACTCTCCAAGCGGCAGGCGGGACTGTGGGCCCGGGAACGGCTGCCGGAGTGGGCTCCACTTATCGACTGGGCGCTCGGCTGGTGGTACGGGGGCGGGACACAGACACCCGATCAGGACCACTTCGGGGAGACGGTGCGTTTCGTGCGTGAGGTGGCCGCGCGCATCGCCGCCGACTCGACCTGA
- a CDS encoding HNH endonuclease, with product MSRRRPETNWPPPPAEPERCGLCGRETPVLTAHHLVPKSQGRRQGVKIHELPTVPLCPACHKFLHRTFSNAELAGEYNSVDALLAHEDVRRFVAWVRRQPATKGVRVR from the coding sequence ATGTCCCGCCGCCGTCCCGAGACCAACTGGCCCCCGCCCCCCGCCGAGCCGGAGCGCTGCGGGCTGTGCGGGCGCGAGACTCCCGTGCTGACGGCACATCACCTCGTCCCGAAGTCGCAGGGGCGACGGCAGGGGGTCAAGATTCACGAGCTGCCCACCGTGCCGCTGTGCCCCGCCTGCCACAAGTTCCTGCACCGCACCTTCTCGAACGCGGAACTGGCCGGGGAGTACAACAGTGTGGACGCCCTGCTCGCCCACGAGGACGTGCGGCGCTTCGTGGCGTGGGTTCGCAGGCAGCCCGCCACGAAGGGCGTGCGGGTGCGGTAG
- a CDS encoding DUF1517 domain-containing protein: protein MPSLSPKTLRGALILLATLALCLAALAFLSHAGAQSGGGFGGSAGGGGGSVGGGGYSGGGGYSGGGYSGGFPGGGYSSGPVIIGGGGPVIVGGGGGYGYGGGGGFGLVGLIVFGLVIFTVVGFMRRSLGGGGGAQTLGGGGLGSLSGTAQAVSVQILMAEGDEVKRALQRVAQSGDPDTNEGLARMLQEAALVALRHPERWVYGNVERAQGSASAADSQVGAWATEARAAFTEQTTSNYQNRDVNTGFEHRSDYAFKGDTGDLYLAVTIAVAAHALASLPPAGVTTAGEARAALSAISAVSPGDLIRAEVVWSPDAPGEFLSEDEAIQKYPKLTKL, encoded by the coding sequence ATGCCGAGCCTTTCCCCCAAGACCCTGCGGGGCGCCCTGATCCTCCTCGCCACCCTCGCCCTGTGCCTCGCCGCGCTGGCGTTCCTGAGTCATGCCGGGGCGCAGTCGGGGGGCGGTTTCGGGGGAAGCGCGGGGGGCGGGGGCGGCTCGGTGGGGGGCGGCGGGTACAGCGGCGGGGGTGGGTATTCCGGGGGAGGCTACTCCGGCGGCTTTCCGGGGGGCGGGTACAGCAGCGGCCCCGTCATCATCGGGGGAGGGGGCCCGGTCATCGTCGGCGGGGGCGGCGGGTACGGCTACGGGGGCGGGGGAGGTTTCGGGCTGGTGGGGTTGATCGTCTTCGGGCTGGTGATCTTCACCGTCGTCGGCTTCATGCGACGCAGCCTGGGCGGGGGAGGCGGGGCGCAGACCCTCGGCGGCGGGGGCCTGGGCAGCCTCAGCGGCACCGCGCAGGCCGTGAGCGTGCAGATCCTGATGGCCGAAGGGGACGAGGTCAAGCGCGCCCTGCAACGGGTGGCCCAGAGCGGCGACCCCGACACGAACGAGGGCCTCGCGCGGATGCTTCAGGAGGCCGCCCTCGTCGCCCTGCGCCACCCCGAACGCTGGGTGTACGGCAACGTCGAGCGTGCCCAGGGCTCCGCGAGCGCCGCCGACAGTCAGGTGGGCGCCTGGGCGACGGAGGCCCGCGCCGCCTTCACCGAGCAGACCACGAGCAACTACCAGAACCGGGACGTGAACACCGGCTTCGAGCACCGCAGCGATTACGCCTTCAAGGGGGACACGGGCGACCTCTACCTCGCCGTCACCATCGCCGTCGCCGCCCACGCCCTCGCCTCGCTCCCGCCCGCAGGCGTGACGACCGCCGGGGAGGCCCGCGCCGCCCTGAGTGCCATCAGCGCCGTGAGCCCCGGCGACCTGATCCGCGCCGAGGTCGTGTGGAGCCCCGACGCGCCCGGCGAGTTCCTGAGCGAGGACGAGGCGATCCAGAAGTACCCGAAGCTCACGAAGCTGTGA
- a CDS encoding YtxH domain-containing protein, with protein sequence MSEINERHFPLKRLLLLGALIGAGAYYLSREQSRRALDQKLGELGLKDAAENVGESVAQGWEKTKDAAVSAGQVIAEKAGEVGQAASTGGTQAGVDRAKQVAEDVKAAVAEVAGQAGDAAGDVAATAGREAQDVKGEVSNAAGDARDAARQAAEQAQSKAQDVVAGAKDAAQNVKSDVRQAAGQAQDKAQDLAQGAKATAQNVKSDVQQGAQQVGADAQQAAGGNQGNAGHLQQVTQDLRMGEQSAATVPTSAQQAKVDAQAAVSGATVEVKDAAQDAKAGAQSAANKVQGAAQDLKKDAGRTANDVKADVKGTAQDAKADTKNTVQDAKRNL encoded by the coding sequence ATGTCCGAAATCAACGAACGCCACTTCCCCCTGAAACGCCTGCTGCTGCTGGGGGCACTCATCGGCGCGGGCGCGTACTACCTCAGCCGCGAGCAAAGCCGCCGGGCCCTCGACCAGAAGCTCGGCGAGCTGGGCCTCAAGGACGCCGCCGAGAATGTGGGCGAGAGCGTCGCCCAGGGTTGGGAGAAGACCAAGGACGCCGCTGTCAGCGCGGGTCAGGTCATCGCCGAGAAGGCGGGCGAGGTCGGGCAGGCCGCCTCCACCGGGGGCACCCAGGCCGGGGTGGACCGGGCCAAGCAGGTCGCCGAGGACGTGAAGGCCGCCGTGGCGGAGGTCGCCGGGCAGGCAGGGGACGCGGCGGGGGACGTGGCCGCCACCGCCGGGCGCGAGGCGCAGGACGTGAAGGGCGAGGTGAGCAACGCCGCCGGGGACGCCCGCGACGCTGCCCGCCAGGCCGCCGAGCAGGCCCAGAGCAAGGCGCAGGACGTGGTGGCAGGCGCGAAGGACGCCGCCCAAAATGTCAAGTCCGACGTGCGGCAGGCGGCGGGCCAGGCCCAGGACAAGGCTCAGGATCTCGCCCAGGGCGCCAAGGCGACCGCGCAGAACGTGAAGTCCGACGTGCAGCAGGGGGCCCAGCAGGTGGGGGCGGACGCTCAGCAGGCGGCGGGCGGGAACCAGGGCAACGCGGGCCACCTTCAGCAGGTCACCCAGGACCTGAGGATGGGCGAGCAGAGCGCCGCCACCGTTCCCACCTCCGCCCAGCAGGCCAAGGTCGACGCCCAGGCGGCCGTGAGCGGCGCGACGGTCGAGGTCAAGGACGCGGCGCAGGACGCCAAGGCGGGCGCTCAGAGCGCGGCGAACAAGGTTCAGGGCGCGGCCCAGGACCTCAAGAAAGACGCCGGGCGCACCGCGAACGACGTGAAGGCGGACGTCAAGGGCACGGCGCAGGACGCCAAGGCCGACACGAAGAACACCGTGCAGGACGCCAAGCGCAACCTCTGA
- the clpS gene encoding ATP-dependent Clp protease adapter ClpS, whose amino-acid sequence MTRRDNETDGRTGTLERTETGQQTGRPRLYRVLLLNDDYTPMDFVVRVLTRYFRKSGAEAELIMLAVHHKGQGVAGVYTRDVAETKVAQVTAHARREGHPLMAVAEPEPGE is encoded by the coding sequence ATGACGCGCCGGGACAACGAGACGGATGGGCGCACGGGGACGCTGGAACGCACGGAGACGGGGCAGCAGACCGGGCGGCCCCGGCTCTACCGCGTGCTGCTGCTCAACGACGACTACACGCCGATGGATTTCGTGGTGCGGGTGCTGACGCGCTACTTTCGCAAGTCGGGGGCGGAGGCCGAACTCATCATGCTCGCCGTCCACCACAAGGGGCAGGGGGTGGCGGGCGTCTACACCCGCGACGTGGCCGAGACGAAGGTCGCCCAGGTGACCGCCCACGCGCGGCGCGAGGGCCACCCCCTGATGGCCGTCGCCGAGCCGGAGCCGGGCGAGTGA
- a CDS encoding ATP-dependent Clp protease ATP-binding subunit, translating to MIGDHLQVTIGRAADYAREAGHEYVTLEHLLLALTHDPEAREALLALGTDVERLRGDLEAVLAEYESVPGSESDFTLGVHRVVQGAVLQLHASGKGHQTADGARVLVELLEEEDSPARAALEAQGVTRLDVLGYVSHGTAKVAGRERERHTPGTEGEPGAEGTETAQNPLEAYATDLTAGARAGEFDPVIGREVELERVVHILARRVKNNPVLVGEPGVGKTALAEGLAQRVADGEAPGFLKGASVYALDLGALLAGTRYRGDFEQRLKAVLAALDGQNAVLFIDELHTLVGAGATEGGSVDAANLLKPALARGRLRVLGATTPAEVRYLEKDRALWRRFQTVEVPEPSEEDALAILQGLAPGYASHHGVTYTDGALDAAVRLSARHLRDRFLPDKAIDVIDEAGAARSSTGTGGEIGETDIEATVARMARVPVGTVKAEEVGSLATLETDLKARVFGQGAAVNAVASAVKLARAGLRDPVRPQGAFLFAGPTGVGKTELARALADRLGIHLARFDMSEYQEAHTVARLIGAPPGYVGFDQGGLLTDAVAKNPHAVVLLDEIEKAHPDVYNLFLQLMDHGTLTDHTGKKVDGRGLILIFTTNAGAADASRPALGFSREGRAGEEAEAVKRTFTPEFRNRLDAVIHFRPLAPEVMGNVVDKFLRQLETQLGERGVSLTVTPAARALLARLGYDPQMGARPLARVIEERVKRPLADELLFGRLKDGGAVAVDAEGEAFSFGAS from the coding sequence ATGATCGGAGACCACCTGCAAGTCACCATCGGGCGGGCGGCGGACTACGCGCGCGAGGCCGGGCACGAGTACGTCACCCTCGAACACCTCCTGCTGGCGCTGACCCACGACCCCGAGGCGCGCGAGGCGTTGCTCGCCCTGGGCACCGACGTGGAGCGGCTGCGGGGCGACCTGGAGGCCGTGCTCGCCGAGTACGAGTCCGTGCCGGGCAGTGAGTCGGACTTCACCCTGGGAGTTCACCGGGTCGTGCAGGGTGCCGTGCTGCAACTCCACGCGAGCGGCAAGGGGCACCAGACGGCGGACGGGGCGCGGGTCCTCGTCGAACTGCTCGAAGAGGAGGACTCGCCCGCCCGCGCGGCCCTCGAGGCGCAGGGCGTCACCCGGCTCGACGTGCTGGGCTACGTCTCCCACGGCACGGCGAAGGTGGCGGGCCGCGAGCGCGAGCGGCACACTCCGGGCACCGAGGGAGAGCCGGGCGCGGAGGGGACGGAGACCGCACAAAATCCCCTCGAAGCCTACGCGACCGACCTCACCGCCGGGGCGCGGGCCGGAGAGTTCGACCCGGTGATCGGGCGCGAGGTGGAGCTGGAGCGCGTCGTCCACATCCTCGCCCGCCGGGTGAAGAACAACCCCGTCCTCGTGGGTGAGCCGGGCGTCGGCAAGACCGCCCTCGCCGAGGGGCTGGCGCAGCGGGTGGCGGACGGGGAGGCGCCGGGCTTCCTGAAGGGAGCGTCGGTCTACGCCCTCGACCTCGGCGCCCTCCTCGCCGGGACACGCTACCGGGGCGACTTCGAGCAGCGGCTAAAAGCCGTCCTTGCCGCGCTCGACGGGCAGAACGCCGTCCTCTTCATCGACGAGTTGCACACGCTGGTGGGGGCGGGAGCGACCGAGGGGGGCAGCGTGGACGCGGCGAACCTGCTCAAGCCCGCCCTGGCCCGGGGACGGCTGCGGGTGCTGGGGGCGACGACGCCCGCCGAGGTGCGTTACCTGGAGAAGGACCGCGCCCTGTGGCGCCGCTTCCAGACCGTCGAGGTGCCCGAGCCGTCCGAGGAGGACGCTCTCGCCATCCTGCAAGGCCTCGCACCCGGGTACGCCTCCCACCACGGGGTCACGTACACCGATGGGGCGCTCGACGCCGCCGTGCGCCTCTCTGCCCGGCACCTGCGCGACCGCTTTCTGCCCGACAAGGCCATCGACGTGATCGACGAGGCGGGGGCGGCGCGCTCGTCCACCGGGACGGGCGGCGAGATCGGCGAGACGGACATCGAGGCGACGGTCGCCCGCATGGCCCGCGTGCCCGTGGGCACGGTGAAGGCCGAGGAGGTCGGCTCGCTCGCCACGCTGGAGACGGACCTGAAGGCCCGGGTCTTCGGGCAAGGCGCCGCCGTGAACGCGGTCGCCAGCGCGGTGAAGCTCGCCCGGGCGGGGCTGCGCGATCCCGTGAGGCCGCAGGGAGCCTTCCTCTTCGCCGGGCCGACGGGGGTGGGCAAGACCGAACTTGCCCGCGCGCTCGCCGACCGGCTCGGCATCCACCTCGCCCGCTTCGACATGAGCGAGTACCAGGAGGCGCACACAGTCGCGCGGCTGATCGGCGCCCCTCCCGGCTACGTGGGCTTCGACCAGGGCGGGCTGCTGACAGACGCGGTGGCGAAGAACCCGCACGCGGTCGTCCTCCTCGACGAGATCGAGAAGGCGCACCCGGACGTGTACAACCTCTTCCTGCAACTGATGGACCACGGCACCCTGACCGACCACACCGGCAAGAAGGTGGACGGGCGCGGCCTGATCCTCATTTTCACCACGAACGCGGGGGCCGCCGACGCGAGCCGTCCCGCCCTGGGCTTCTCGCGGGAGGGCCGCGCGGGCGAGGAGGCCGAGGCCGTCAAGCGCACCTTCACGCCGGAATTCCGCAACCGCCTCGACGCGGTGATCCACTTCCGCCCCCTGGCGCCCGAGGTGATGGGAAACGTGGTGGACAAGTTCCTGCGGCAGTTGGAGACGCAACTGGGAGAGCGGGGCGTCTCGCTGACGGTCACGCCCGCCGCCCGCGCCCTGCTCGCCAGACTGGGGTACGACCCGCAGATGGGCGCCCGTCCCCTCGCCCGCGTCATCGAGGAGCGGGTAAAGCGTCCGCTGGCCGACGAATTGCTGTTCGGGCGGCTCAAGGACGGAGGCGCGGTGGCGGTGGACGCGGAGGGGGAGGCGTTCAGCTTCGGGGCGAGCTGA
- a CDS encoding ArsR/SmtB family transcription factor gives MSYQSNLPNAPNEVFRSLADPTRRGIFEHLVRDGEQNVRALTERAGISQAAVSKHLSVLKQAGLVRDRPEGRTVHYTAEVQGLAPLVDWIGLYGAFWRDRFDRLEGVLDRMEP, from the coding sequence ATGAGCTATCAATCGAATCTGCCCAACGCGCCGAACGAGGTGTTTCGCAGCCTGGCTGACCCGACGAGACGGGGCATCTTCGAGCACCTCGTCCGCGACGGCGAGCAGAATGTTCGGGCCCTGACCGAGCGCGCGGGCATCTCCCAGGCGGCGGTGTCCAAGCACCTCAGCGTGCTCAAGCAGGCGGGGCTGGTCCGGGACCGCCCCGAGGGCCGGACGGTGCACTACACGGCGGAGGTTCAGGGGCTGGCGCCCCTCGTCGATTGGATCGGCCTGTACGGCGCGTTCTGGCGCGACCGCTTCGACCGGCTGGAAGGGGTGCTGGACAGGATGGAACCGTGA
- a CDS encoding SRPBCC family protein, which translates to MTAPVAGARSIVVERYLDHPPEKVWRALTDERLLGQWLMPGDFRPVVGHRFTLRADPVPHWNGVTEGEVLVVEPCRRLVYRWNTSGAAADGLRTVVTWTLTPTPGGVLLRMEQSGFRPQDQPNFHGATRAWQRFTGNLERLLTVPGGGAG; encoded by the coding sequence GTGACGGCACCCGTGGCGGGCGCCCGCTCCATCGTGGTCGAGCGTTACCTGGACCACCCGCCCGAGAAGGTCTGGCGGGCTCTGACGGACGAACGGCTGCTCGGGCAGTGGCTGATGCCCGGAGACTTCCGGCCAGTGGTGGGCCACCGCTTCACCCTGCGCGCCGACCCTGTTCCCCACTGGAACGGCGTGACCGAGGGCGAAGTGCTGGTCGTGGAGCCGTGTCGGCGCCTCGTCTACCGTTGGAACACCTCTGGCGCGGCGGCGGACGGCCTGAGAACCGTCGTCACGTGGACGCTCACGCCCACCCCCGGGGGAGTCCTGCTCAGGATGGAGCAGTCGGGCTTCCGACCCCAGGACCAGCCCAACTTTCACGGCGCCACGCGGGCCTGGCAGCGGTTCACGGGCAACCTCGAACGCCTTCTTACCGTGCCGGGTGGCGGGGCCGGGTAA
- a CDS encoding carboxymuconolactone decarboxylase family protein has translation MQERMKNPALSVPGAMQALIDLSKAAQHGIPAGLRDLINLRASQINGCSVCVAGHARDLKAAGESDERIFAVAAWRDAPYFTEAERAALALTEAATRLADTSDPVPDAIWHEAARHHDERALASIVLAIGSINVWNRLNVTTRQVAGQAW, from the coding sequence ATGCAGGAGCGGATGAAAAACCCGGCGCTCAGCGTTCCCGGCGCCATGCAGGCCCTGATTGACCTGTCGAAGGCCGCACAGCACGGCATTCCGGCTGGACTCCGGGACCTGATCAACCTGCGGGCGAGCCAGATCAACGGGTGCAGCGTGTGCGTGGCCGGACATGCCCGGGACCTCAAGGCGGCAGGGGAATCAGACGAGCGCATCTTCGCGGTCGCCGCGTGGCGCGACGCGCCGTACTTCACTGAGGCCGAGCGTGCGGCGCTGGCGCTGACCGAGGCGGCGACCCGCCTGGCCGACACCTCCGACCCGGTGCCGGACGCCATCTGGCACGAGGCGGCCCGGCACCACGACGAGCGGGCGCTCGCCTCCATTGTGCTCGCCATCGGCTCGATCAACGTCTGGAACCGGCTCAACGTCACCACGCGTCAGGTGGCCGGACAGGCGTGGTAG
- a CDS encoding FAD-dependent oxidoreductase, whose product MLPGAEDVCIVGGGPAGMILALLLARQGIPVTVLEAARDFERSFRGDTLHPAIMELLAGLGLAAPLLRLAHTRAHRARFITPARTQVIADFSRLRTPYPYLTVMAQSRFLTFLAGELGRYPHARVVMGARVEGLLEEGGRVTGVRYRQGGTLQDLPARLTVGADGRFSKVRALSGLSLRRLSPGQDVLWFALPRREDDPGGSIDLHLGGPHCIVTTDHGERWQVGYSIRKDSYAQARERGVGPIRQAVAETIPWLADRVGLLTEWAQLHLLAVEVARVRRWWRPGLLLIGDAAHPISPIGGMGINMAVQDAVAAANVLCGPLRAGRVRPRHLARVQRERAWQIAVLQGQQVIQEREVVGVHAGAQLHVPTTLIRVLHGLPGLRRLPGYVTAYGLRPVRLHPRWAVERV is encoded by the coding sequence ATGCTGCCGGGAGCGGAGGACGTGTGCATCGTCGGGGGTGGCCCGGCGGGCATGATCCTGGCCCTGCTCCTCGCGCGCCAGGGCATCCCCGTCACCGTGCTGGAGGCGGCCCGCGACTTCGAGCGCTCCTTCCGGGGCGACACCCTCCACCCGGCGATCATGGAACTCCTCGCGGGGCTGGGCCTCGCCGCGCCCCTGCTGCGCCTGGCCCACACCCGCGCCCACCGCGCCCGCTTCATCACGCCCGCGCGTACCCAGGTCATCGCCGACTTCTCGCGCCTGCGCACGCCCTACCCCTACCTGACCGTCATGGCCCAGTCCCGCTTCCTGACCTTCCTCGCCGGGGAGCTGGGGCGGTATCCGCACGCCCGGGTCGTCATGGGCGCCCGGGTCGAGGGGCTGCTGGAGGAGGGCGGTCGGGTGACGGGGGTGCGCTACCGGCAGGGCGGCACGCTGCAAGACCTCCCCGCCCGGCTTACCGTGGGGGCCGACGGGCGCTTTTCCAAGGTGCGGGCGCTCTCGGGCCTCTCCCTGCGGCGCCTCTCGCCGGGGCAGGACGTGCTGTGGTTCGCCCTGCCGCGCAGGGAGGACGACCCCGGCGGCAGCATCGACCTCCACCTCGGCGGCCCCCACTGCATCGTCACCACCGACCACGGCGAGCGCTGGCAGGTGGGGTACTCCATCCGCAAGGACAGCTACGCCCAGGCCCGGGAGCGCGGCGTCGGCCCTATCCGGCAGGCCGTCGCCGAGACGATCCCCTGGCTCGCCGACCGGGTGGGACTGCTGACCGAGTGGGCACAGCTCCACCTCCTCGCGGTCGAGGTGGCGCGCGTCCGGCGCTGGTGGCGGCCCGGTCTGCTTCTGATCGGGGACGCCGCGCATCCCATCTCGCCCATCGGCGGCATGGGGATCAACATGGCGGTGCAGGACGCGGTGGCGGCGGCGAACGTGCTGTGCGGGCCGTTGCGGGCAGGAAGGGTGCGGCCCCGGCACCTCGCGCGGGTGCAGCGGGAGCGCGCGTGGCAGATCGCCGTGCTTCAGGGTCAGCAGGTGATCCAGGAGCGCGAGGTCGTGGGGGTGCACGCCGGGGCCCAGCTCCACGTCCCCACCACCCTGATCCGGGTGCTGCACGGCCTGCCCGGCCTGCGCCGCCTGCCCGGGTACGTGACGGCGTATGGGCTGAGGCCGGTGCGGCTGCACCCGCGCTGGGCAGTGGAGCGGGTGTGA